A region of Streptomyces sp. TG1A-60 DNA encodes the following proteins:
- a CDS encoding DUF885 domain-containing protein, whose amino-acid sequence MSDTRSPNPLPREVADAYVDDLIALDPVTGTYLGVKESSSRLPDTSPAGGEARAELIRTTLARLDEAERQPGADSDIERRCARLLRERLSAELAVHEADEGLRAVGNMVTPPHEVREVFTITPAETEEDWAAIAKRLRAVPTAYAGYRESLALGLERRLYAGPRPTATFICQLAEWADTDGSGRGWFEDFAAAGPDSLRGELDEAARAATRAVIELHDWMRDVYAPAVEGAPNTVGRERYATLVRHFTGADPDLDEAYAYGWTEFHRLLGEMEREAAKILPGAETPWVALAHLDEHGRHIEGVDEVRDWLQSLMDEAIKALDGTHFDLAEPVRRVESCIAPPGGAAAPYYSAPTEDFSRPGRTWLPTMGATRFPVYDLVSTWYHEGVPGHHLQLAQWVYVKDHLSRYQATIGGVSANAEGWALYAERLMDELGFLKDAEERLGYLDAQMMRAARVIVDIGMHLELDIPADSPFHPGERWTVDLAQEFFGSHSSRPADYVESELTRYLTMPGQAIGYKLGERAWLLGRENAKRRHGDAFDAKAWHMAALSQGSLGLDDLVDELSRL is encoded by the coding sequence ATGTCTGACACCAGGAGTCCCAACCCCCTGCCCCGCGAGGTCGCCGACGCGTACGTCGACGACCTCATCGCCCTCGACCCCGTGACCGGTACGTATCTGGGCGTGAAGGAGAGTTCCAGCAGGTTGCCGGACACCTCACCGGCAGGCGGGGAGGCCCGTGCGGAGCTGATCCGGACGACGCTCGCGCGGCTCGACGAGGCGGAGCGGCAGCCCGGCGCGGACAGTGACATCGAGCGCCGGTGCGCACGCCTGCTGCGCGAGCGGCTGTCGGCGGAGCTGGCCGTGCACGAGGCCGACGAGGGCCTGCGCGCGGTCGGCAACATGGTGACGCCGCCGCACGAGGTCCGCGAGGTCTTCACCATCACGCCGGCCGAGACCGAGGAGGACTGGGCGGCGATCGCGAAGCGGCTGCGGGCGGTGCCGACGGCGTACGCCGGTTACCGCGAGTCCCTCGCGCTCGGTCTGGAGCGCAGGCTGTACGCGGGCCCGCGCCCGACCGCGACGTTCATCTGCCAGCTCGCCGAGTGGGCGGACACCGACGGCTCGGGACGCGGCTGGTTCGAGGACTTCGCGGCGGCGGGCCCCGACTCGCTGCGCGGCGAGCTCGACGAGGCCGCCCGCGCGGCGACGCGGGCGGTGATCGAGCTGCACGACTGGATGCGTGACGTGTACGCCCCGGCGGTCGAGGGCGCGCCGAACACGGTCGGCCGGGAGCGCTACGCCACGCTGGTCCGCCACTTCACGGGGGCGGACCCGGACCTCGACGAGGCGTACGCGTACGGCTGGACCGAGTTCCACCGGCTGCTCGGCGAGATGGAACGGGAGGCCGCGAAGATCCTGCCCGGCGCCGAGACACCCTGGGTGGCGCTCGCGCATCTGGACGAGCACGGCCGGCACATCGAGGGCGTCGACGAGGTCCGCGACTGGCTGCAGTCCCTGATGGACGAGGCGATCAAGGCGCTGGACGGCACGCACTTCGACCTCGCGGAGCCGGTGCGCAGGGTCGAGTCGTGCATCGCCCCGCCGGGCGGCGCCGCGGCCCCGTACTACTCGGCACCGACCGAGGACTTCTCCCGTCCCGGCCGCACCTGGCTGCCGACGATGGGCGCGACCCGCTTCCCGGTGTACGACCTGGTATCCACCTGGTACCACGAGGGCGTCCCCGGGCATCACCTGCAGCTCGCGCAGTGGGTCTACGTGAAGGACCACCTCTCCCGCTACCAGGCCACCATCGGCGGTGTGAGCGCCAACGCGGAGGGCTGGGCCCTGTACGCGGAGCGGCTCATGGACGAGTTGGGCTTCCTCAAGGACGCGGAGGAGCGGCTCGGCTACCTGGACGCGCAGATGATGCGCGCGGCCCGGGTCATCGTCGACATCGGCATGCACCTGGAGCTGGACATCCCGGCGGACTCCCCCTTCCACCCGGGCGAGCGCTGGACCGTCGATCTGGCGCAGGAGTTCTTCGGCTCCCACAGCAGCCGCCCCGCGGACTACGTCGAGAGCGAGCTGACGCGCTATCTGACGATGCCGGGCCAGGCCATCGGCTACAAGCTCGGTGAGCGCGCCTGGCTCCTCGGCCGTGAGAACGCGAAGCGGCGCCACGGCGACGCCTTCGACGCCAAGGCCTGGCACATGGCCGCGCTGTCCCAGGGGTCCCTGGGCCTGGACGATCTGGTGGACGAGCTGTCCCGGCTGTGA
- a CDS encoding Lrp/AsnC family transcriptional regulator — MSDSVVLDPVDLHLLRLLQNDARTTYRDLAAQVGVAPSTCLDRVTRLRRAGVILGHQLRLDPAKLGRGLEALLSVQVRPHRRELVGPFVERIRALPESRTVYHLTGPDDYLVHVAVADMADLQRLVLDEFTSRREVARVETRLIFQQWDCGPLLPPDTDRSAPGAP, encoded by the coding sequence ATGTCCGATTCCGTCGTACTCGATCCGGTGGATCTCCATCTTCTGCGGCTGTTGCAGAACGACGCCCGGACGACGTACCGGGATCTCGCCGCGCAGGTCGGGGTCGCGCCGTCGACCTGTCTGGACCGGGTGACGCGGCTGCGGCGCGCGGGCGTGATCCTCGGCCATCAGCTGCGGCTCGATCCGGCCAAACTGGGGCGGGGGCTGGAGGCGCTGCTGTCGGTGCAGGTCAGGCCGCATCGGCGGGAGCTGGTGGGGCCGTTCGTGGAGCGGATCAGGGCGCTGCCGGAGTCCCGGACCGTCTACCACCTCACCGGGCCGGACGACTATCTCGTGCATGTCGCGGTCGCGGACATGGCGGATCTGCAGCGGCTGGTCCTCGACGAGTTCACCTCGCGGCGGGAGGTGGCGCGGGTGGAGACCCGGTTGATCTTCCAGCAGTGGGACTGCGGACCGCTGCTGCCGCCGGACACCGACCGGAGCGCGCCGGGCGCGCCCTGA
- a CDS encoding PLP-dependent transferase, producing MDSASTHAYDHARTTPRALATEAVHAGRDDLARQGLHAPPIDLSTTYPSYDSRGEAARIDAFATDGAEPDGPPIYGRLGNPTVARFETALARLEGTESAVAFASGMAALSAVLLVRASMGLRHVVAVRPLYGCSDHLLTAGLLGTEVTWVDPAGVADALRPDTGLVLVESPANPTLAEIDLRGLAHACGSVPLLADNTFATPVLQRPVEQGARLVLHSATKYLGGHGDVMAGVVACDEEFAGRLRQVRFATGGVLHPLAGYLLLRGLSTLPVRVRAASGAAAELVRRLAADPRVARVHYPRIGGAMIAFEVHGDPHDVIAAVRLITPAVSLGSVDTLIQHPASISHRIVEETDRRCAGVSDRLLRMSVGLEDVEDLWADLDGALGAGACGERTSLSTSSV from the coding sequence ATGGACTCAGCGAGCACGCACGCGTACGACCACGCACGTACCACGCCGAGAGCACTGGCCACCGAGGCCGTGCACGCCGGCCGCGACGACCTCGCGCGCCAGGGCCTGCACGCCCCGCCGATCGACCTGTCGACCACCTACCCCTCGTACGACAGCCGGGGCGAGGCCGCCCGCATCGACGCCTTCGCCACCGACGGCGCCGAACCGGACGGGCCGCCGATCTACGGACGGCTCGGCAACCCCACCGTCGCCCGTTTCGAGACCGCCCTCGCCCGCCTCGAAGGCACCGAGAGCGCGGTCGCCTTCGCCAGCGGCATGGCCGCGCTGAGCGCCGTCCTCCTCGTCCGCGCCTCGATGGGCCTGCGCCACGTCGTCGCCGTACGGCCCCTGTACGGGTGTAGCGACCATCTCCTCACCGCCGGGCTGCTCGGCACCGAGGTCACCTGGGTCGACCCGGCCGGTGTCGCGGACGCGCTGCGCCCCGACACCGGTCTCGTGCTGGTGGAGTCCCCGGCCAACCCGACCCTGGCCGAAATCGATCTGCGGGGCCTCGCCCATGCCTGTGGCTCGGTCCCGCTCCTCGCGGACAACACCTTCGCCACACCGGTCCTGCAACGCCCGGTCGAACAGGGCGCCCGGCTCGTCCTGCACAGCGCCACCAAGTACCTCGGCGGCCACGGGGACGTCATGGCCGGGGTCGTGGCCTGCGACGAGGAGTTCGCCGGGCGGCTGCGCCAGGTCCGCTTCGCCACCGGCGGCGTGCTCCACCCGCTCGCCGGCTACCTGCTGCTGCGCGGCCTGTCCACCCTTCCCGTACGGGTCCGCGCGGCCTCCGGGGCCGCCGCGGAACTCGTACGCCGCCTCGCCGCCGACCCACGCGTCGCCCGCGTCCACTATCCGCGCATCGGCGGCGCCATGATCGCCTTCGAGGTCCACGGCGACCCCCACGACGTCATCGCCGCCGTCCGCCTGATCACACCCGCCGTCAGCCTCGGCAGCGTCGACACCCTCATCCAGCACCCGGCCTCCATCAGCCACCGCATCGTCGAGGAGACGGACCGGCGATGCGCCGGGGTGAGTGACCGGCTGCTGCGGATGTCGGTGGGTCTGGAGGACGTCGAGGATCTGTGGGCGGACCTGGACGGGGCGTTGGGAGCCGGTGCCTGCGGTGAGCGCACTTCCTTGTCGACGAGCTCGGTCTGA
- a CDS encoding GNAT family N-acetyltransferase, protein MTHDMSDATRARNTREVPHWLLSAAAGFRGWRARRHGHAPPTSDTGTRPPLTEGRQAGPSDADDAVATGVTPLWRMRTTVRDEPGSLAALCTALAEHRVDILSLQTHPLAEGTVDEFLLRAPEGLTTAEIGRAVSDAGGTGTWIECGDTHDLADTPTRILGLAMRTALDASELPLALRQLLGRCTIRSLPANAPGSGRAEERAPVEGALEETVMRLRAPEGGVITVERPYLPFTPTEFARARALVELDTRLGPRIPRGRDVLTLPEGDDITVRRADTRDLRAARAMHERCSTRTLSLRYHGPVGDADRYLKHLLSPGFGRTLAARTASGRLVGLGHLLWDGDETEIALIVEDEWQRRGIGGELLRRLVGMAAETGCENVYVVTQSSNTGMVAAMRGLELPLEYQVAEGTLVITARLDVVRTVEAAQARPAG, encoded by the coding sequence ATGACTCATGACATGTCTGATGCGACGAGGGCGAGGAACACTCGCGAGGTACCCCACTGGCTGCTGTCGGCCGCGGCCGGGTTCCGCGGTTGGCGGGCAAGGCGCCACGGTCACGCGCCGCCGACGAGTGATACCGGCACCCGGCCGCCGCTCACCGAAGGACGGCAGGCCGGGCCGTCCGACGCGGACGACGCGGTGGCCACCGGGGTCACCCCGCTGTGGCGGATGCGGACGACCGTGCGGGACGAACCGGGCTCGCTGGCCGCGCTGTGCACGGCGCTGGCCGAGCACAGGGTCGACATCCTGAGCCTGCAGACGCATCCGTTGGCCGAGGGCACGGTGGACGAGTTCCTGCTCCGGGCTCCCGAGGGGCTGACGACCGCCGAGATCGGCCGTGCCGTGTCGGACGCGGGCGGCACCGGGACCTGGATCGAGTGCGGTGACACCCACGACCTGGCGGACACGCCGACCCGGATTCTCGGTCTGGCCATGCGTACGGCGCTGGACGCGTCGGAACTCCCGCTCGCCCTGCGGCAGTTGCTGGGCCGCTGCACCATCCGCTCGCTGCCCGCCAACGCTCCCGGCTCCGGCCGGGCCGAGGAGCGCGCCCCGGTCGAGGGGGCCCTGGAGGAGACGGTGATGCGGCTGCGGGCGCCGGAGGGCGGGGTGATCACGGTGGAGCGGCCGTATCTGCCGTTCACGCCGACGGAGTTCGCGCGGGCACGGGCCCTGGTGGAGCTGGACACGCGGCTGGGTCCCCGGATCCCGCGCGGCCGGGACGTGCTGACGCTGCCGGAGGGAGACGACATCACGGTGCGTCGCGCCGACACCAGGGACCTGCGTGCGGCCAGGGCGATGCACGAGCGGTGCTCCACGCGCACGCTGAGCCTGCGGTATCACGGCCCCGTGGGCGACGCCGACCGGTATCTCAAGCATCTGCTCAGCCCCGGTTTCGGCCGGACGCTCGCCGCGCGGACAGCCTCCGGGCGCCTCGTCGGGCTCGGTCATCTGCTGTGGGACGGCGACGAGACGGAGATCGCGCTGATCGTCGAGGACGAGTGGCAGCGGCGCGGTATCGGCGGTGAGCTGCTCCGCCGACTGGTGGGCATGGCGGCCGAGACGGGCTGCGAGAACGTGTACGTGGTGACCCAGTCGTCCAACACGGGGATGGTCGCGGCGATGCGGGGGCTTGAGCTGCCGCTCGAGTACCAGGTCGCGGAGGGCACGCTGGTGATCACGGCGCGGCTGGATGTGGTGCGGACTGTTGAGGCGGCTCAGGCGCGCCCTGCTGGGTGA